The following proteins are co-located in the Cupriavidus pauculus genome:
- a CDS encoding ABC transporter ATP-binding protein: MSQPMLEVTGLHAYYGKSHILHGVDAHIDDGEIVALLGRNGVGRSTMAKAILGMVRAEGSVSFRGQEILGRRTFEIAHAGIGYVPENRDIFPTLTVRQNLLLGEKRNPRQQMPRWSVDDMFRMFPRLKERENTSAGVLSGGEQQMLTLCRTLMGDPDLILIDEPTEGLAPMIVTLVGDFLKTLKERGVSVLLIEQKLAIALDISQRVYVMGHGHIVFEGTPRDLKANAQVRKEWLEV; the protein is encoded by the coding sequence ATGAGCCAGCCCATGCTCGAAGTCACCGGCCTGCATGCCTACTACGGCAAGAGCCACATCCTGCACGGCGTGGACGCCCACATCGACGACGGCGAGATCGTCGCGCTGCTGGGCCGCAACGGCGTGGGCCGCTCGACCATGGCCAAGGCCATCCTCGGCATGGTCCGCGCCGAGGGGTCGGTCAGCTTTCGCGGCCAGGAGATCCTGGGCCGCCGCACGTTCGAGATCGCGCACGCCGGCATCGGCTACGTGCCCGAGAACCGCGACATCTTCCCCACGCTGACCGTGCGCCAGAACCTGCTGCTCGGCGAGAAACGCAACCCGCGCCAGCAGATGCCGCGCTGGAGCGTGGACGACATGTTCCGCATGTTCCCGCGCCTCAAGGAACGCGAGAATACGTCGGCCGGCGTGCTGTCCGGCGGCGAACAGCAGATGCTGACGCTGTGCCGCACCCTGATGGGCGACCCCGACCTGATCCTGATCGACGAACCCACCGAGGGCCTGGCGCCGATGATCGTCACACTGGTCGGGGATTTCCTGAAAACGCTTAAGGAGCGCGGCGTCTCGGTGCTGCTGATCGAACAGAAGCTCGCCATCGCGCTGGATATCTCGCAGCGCGTCTACGTGATGGGACACGGCCACATCGTATTCGAAGGCACCCCGCGCGACCTGAAGGCCAACGCGCAGGTCAGGAAGGAGTGGCTGGAGGTGTAG
- a CDS encoding amino acid permease — MSSDPTSDTHQHPVVEHDDLHRKLKARHLTMIALGGAIGTGLFVASGASIAQSGPGGALLAYCLIGLMVYCLMTSLGELAVHMPVAGSFVTYSALYVEEGFGFALGWNYWFSLAVTIAVELTAAQLVMQYWFPDVPGIYWSAGFLALMFALNAFSVRGFGEAEYWFALIKIVTVTVFLIVGVLMIFGILQGGPQSGWHNFTIGEAPFVGGLPGMFMVAMIAGFSFLGTETVGVAAGEADDPSRTIPRAIRQTFWRILLFYVLAILIIGVLIPYTDPSLLRNDVTDVGVSPFALVFRHAGLALAAGVMNAVILTALLSAGTSSMYVSTRILYGLAVSGRAPRAFARLTNNGVPFNALLATTAVGALCFFSSLFGDKALYLWLLNTSAMTGFFAWFGIAVSHYRFRKGLIAQGYQVTDLAYRSPLYPFGPIFAGVLCLAIVGGQNYQAFTDIPGRWQEIVATYIGVPVFLALWLGYRLVRKSRVVAYEDMPFEIKING, encoded by the coding sequence ATGTCTTCCGACCCTACTTCCGACACACACCAGCATCCGGTCGTCGAGCACGACGACCTGCACCGCAAGCTCAAGGCGCGCCACCTGACGATGATCGCCCTGGGCGGCGCCATTGGCACCGGGCTGTTCGTGGCCTCGGGCGCGTCCATCGCCCAGTCCGGCCCCGGCGGCGCGCTGCTGGCCTACTGCCTGATCGGGCTGATGGTCTACTGCCTGATGACGAGCCTGGGCGAGCTGGCCGTCCACATGCCGGTGGCGGGATCGTTCGTTACCTACAGCGCGCTGTACGTGGAGGAAGGATTCGGCTTCGCGCTGGGCTGGAACTACTGGTTCAGCCTGGCCGTGACCATCGCCGTGGAGCTGACGGCCGCGCAACTGGTCATGCAGTACTGGTTCCCGGACGTGCCAGGCATCTATTGGAGCGCGGGCTTCCTGGCGCTGATGTTCGCGCTCAACGCCTTCTCGGTGCGCGGGTTCGGCGAGGCTGAGTACTGGTTCGCGCTAATCAAGATCGTGACCGTCACGGTGTTCCTGATCGTCGGCGTGCTGATGATCTTCGGCATCCTGCAGGGCGGGCCACAGTCGGGCTGGCACAACTTCACCATCGGCGAGGCGCCGTTCGTGGGCGGCCTGCCCGGCATGTTCATGGTGGCGATGATCGCGGGATTCTCGTTCCTCGGCACGGAAACGGTGGGCGTGGCGGCCGGCGAGGCCGACGATCCGTCGCGCACCATCCCGCGCGCCATCCGCCAGACGTTCTGGCGCATCCTGCTGTTCTACGTGCTGGCGATCCTGATCATCGGCGTGCTGATTCCCTACACCGACCCGAGCCTGCTGCGCAACGACGTGACCGACGTGGGCGTCAGCCCGTTCGCGCTGGTGTTCCGCCACGCCGGCCTGGCGCTCGCGGCCGGCGTCATGAACGCGGTGATCCTGACCGCCCTGCTGTCGGCCGGCACATCGAGCATGTACGTCTCGACGCGCATCCTGTACGGCCTGGCCGTCAGCGGCCGCGCACCCCGGGCCTTCGCCCGGCTGACCAACAACGGCGTGCCGTTCAACGCGCTGCTGGCCACCACGGCCGTCGGGGCGCTCTGCTTCTTCAGTTCGCTGTTCGGCGACAAGGCGTTGTACCTGTGGCTGCTCAACACCTCCGCCATGACCGGCTTCTTCGCATGGTTCGGCATCGCGGTCAGCCACTACCGCTTCCGCAAGGGCCTGATCGCCCAGGGCTACCAGGTCACTGACCTGGCCTACCGCTCCCCGCTCTACCCGTTCGGCCCGATCTTTGCCGGCGTCCTGTGCCTGGCCATCGTGGGCGGCCAGAACTACCAGGCCTTCACCGACATCCCGGGCCGCTGGCAGGAAATCGTCGCCACCTATATCGGCGTGCCGGTGTTCCTGGCGCTGTGGCTCGGCTATCGGCTGGTGCGGAAGTCGCGGGTTGTCGCCTATGAAGACATGCCGTTCGAGATCAAGATAAATGGGTAG
- a CDS encoding 3-hydroxyacyl-CoA dehydrogenase NAD-binding domain-containing protein yields MTAQYQVQDGVAVITLDNPPVNGLGHSTRLGIVEGLTRALDDAAVKAVVITGAGKAFSGGADIREFNTPKATQEPTLHSVIRALEASTKPVVAAIHSVAMGGGLELALGCNYRVAAKGAQIALPEVKLGLLPGAGGTQRLPRLIGLEHALNMIVSGTAIPSEKFAGSKLFDEIVDGDVLPAAVKFAQNVAAAPGPYPKVRDLKVRHENAEGFLAFAKNTVAAVAKSFPAPSKCVEAVAASLKPFEQGLKEEREGFMYLVGTPESRALRHAFFGERAASKIPDVPGDTPVRKVEKVAVIGAGTMGGGITMNFLNAGIPVTMLETKQEALDRGVATIRKNYENSAKKGKLTQEKVEQRMGLLTTTLSYDDIKDADMVIEAVFEEMGVKEIVFKKLDEVMKDGAILASNTSTLDVNKIASFTKRPQDVVGMHFFSPANVMKLLEVVRGDKTGKDVLATVMQIAKKIRKTAVVSGVCDGFIGNRMIEQYSRQAGYLLDEGALPEQVDKAIEKFGFAMGPFRMGDLAGNDIGWAIRKRRAVDKPDIQYSKTADKLCELGRFGQKTGAGWYDYKAGDRKPYPNQQVNEMIVEHSKELGITRRKISDEEIVERLVFALVNEGAKILEEGIASKASDIDMVYLTGYGFPLFRGGPMLYADQVGLFNVAQSMKRYAKGYHGEAWTVAPLLQKLADEGKGFNG; encoded by the coding sequence ATGACAGCGCAGTATCAGGTACAGGACGGCGTAGCCGTTATCACGCTCGACAATCCCCCCGTCAACGGGCTCGGTCACAGCACCCGCCTGGGCATCGTCGAAGGCTTGACCCGTGCGCTGGACGATGCCGCCGTCAAGGCCGTCGTCATTACCGGTGCCGGCAAGGCGTTCTCGGGCGGCGCCGACATCCGCGAATTCAACACCCCCAAGGCCACGCAGGAACCGACGCTGCATTCGGTGATCCGCGCGCTGGAAGCGTCGACCAAGCCGGTCGTGGCCGCGATCCACTCGGTCGCCATGGGCGGCGGGCTGGAACTGGCGCTGGGCTGCAACTACCGCGTGGCCGCCAAGGGCGCCCAGATCGCGCTGCCCGAAGTCAAGCTGGGCCTGCTGCCGGGCGCCGGCGGCACGCAGCGCCTGCCGCGCCTGATCGGCCTGGAGCACGCGCTGAACATGATCGTGTCCGGCACGGCCATTCCCTCGGAAAAGTTTGCTGGTTCGAAGCTGTTCGACGAGATCGTCGATGGCGACGTGCTGCCGGCCGCCGTCAAGTTCGCGCAGAACGTGGCCGCGGCCCCCGGCCCGTACCCGAAGGTGCGCGACCTGAAGGTGCGCCACGAGAACGCCGAGGGTTTCCTGGCCTTCGCCAAGAACACCGTGGCCGCCGTGGCCAAGAGCTTCCCGGCCCCGTCGAAGTGCGTGGAAGCCGTGGCCGCATCGCTCAAGCCGTTCGAGCAGGGTCTGAAGGAAGAGCGCGAAGGGTTCATGTACCTGGTCGGCACGCCGGAATCGCGCGCGCTGCGCCATGCGTTCTTCGGCGAGCGCGCCGCCAGCAAGATTCCGGACGTCCCCGGCGACACGCCGGTGCGCAAGGTCGAGAAGGTGGCCGTGATCGGCGCCGGCACGATGGGCGGCGGCATCACCATGAACTTCCTGAACGCCGGCATCCCCGTGACGATGCTGGAAACCAAGCAGGAAGCGCTGGACCGCGGCGTGGCCACGATCCGCAAGAACTACGAAAACAGCGCCAAGAAGGGCAAGCTGACGCAGGAAAAGGTCGAGCAGCGCATGGGCCTGCTGACCACCACGCTGTCCTATGACGACATCAAGGACGCCGACATGGTCATCGAGGCCGTGTTCGAGGAAATGGGCGTCAAGGAAATCGTCTTCAAGAAGCTGGACGAAGTGATGAAGGACGGCGCCATCCTGGCGTCGAACACGTCGACGCTGGACGTCAACAAGATCGCGTCGTTCACCAAGCGTCCGCAGGACGTGGTGGGCATGCACTTCTTCAGCCCGGCCAACGTGATGAAGCTGCTGGAAGTGGTGCGCGGCGACAAGACCGGCAAGGACGTGCTGGCCACCGTGATGCAGATCGCCAAGAAGATCCGCAAGACGGCCGTGGTGTCGGGCGTCTGCGACGGCTTCATCGGCAACCGCATGATCGAGCAGTACAGCCGCCAGGCCGGCTATCTGCTGGACGAAGGCGCGCTGCCCGAGCAGGTGGACAAGGCCATCGAGAAGTTCGGCTTTGCCATGGGCCCGTTCCGCATGGGCGACCTGGCCGGCAACGACATCGGCTGGGCCATCCGCAAGCGCCGCGCCGTGGACAAGCCGGACATCCAGTACTCGAAGACCGCCGACAAGCTCTGCGAACTGGGCCGCTTTGGCCAGAAGACCGGCGCGGGCTGGTACGACTACAAGGCGGGCGACCGCAAGCCGTACCCGAACCAGCAGGTCAACGAGATGATCGTCGAGCATTCGAAGGAACTCGGTATCACGCGCCGCAAGATTTCCGACGAGGAAATCGTCGAGCGCCTGGTGTTCGCACTGGTCAACGAGGGCGCCAAGATCCTGGAAGAGGGCATTGCCTCGAAGGCGTCGGACATCGACATGGTCTACCTGACCGGCTACGGCTTCCCGCTGTTCCGCGGCGGCCCGATGCTGTACGCGGACCAGGTGGGCCTGTTCAACGTCGCCCAGTCGATGAAGCGCTATGCCAAGGGCTACCACGGCGAAGCCTGGACCGTGGCGCCGCTGCTGCAGAAGCTGGCCGACGAAGGCAAGGGCTTCAACGGCTGA
- a CDS encoding ABC transporter ATP-binding protein translates to MSMVALELSDVRKKFGQTEIIRGVTLSIGKGERHALIGPNGAGKSTTFNLISGRFSPTSGTVKLNGQSIAGLRPFEINRMGLSRSFQITNIFHRLSVFENLRCAVLWALGYKYSFWHRLSALRDAKERAEEVLELIGMQHRRNTQAGLLTYAEQRALEIGITIAGGADVILLDEPTAGMSRSESDHAVELIRKVTAGKTLVMVEHDMSVVFGLADRISVLVYGEVIATDTPEAIRNNRRVKEAYLGTTLDEHAEEGALG, encoded by the coding sequence CAAGAAATTCGGCCAGACCGAGATCATCCGCGGCGTCACGCTGTCCATCGGCAAGGGCGAGCGCCACGCGCTGATCGGGCCGAATGGCGCGGGCAAGTCCACCACGTTCAACCTGATCTCCGGGCGGTTTTCGCCCACGTCGGGCACCGTGAAGCTGAACGGGCAGAGCATCGCCGGCCTGCGGCCGTTCGAGATCAACCGGATGGGGCTGTCGCGCAGCTTCCAGATCACGAATATCTTCCACCGGCTGTCGGTGTTCGAGAACCTGCGCTGCGCGGTGCTCTGGGCGCTGGGCTACAAGTATTCGTTCTGGCACCGGCTGTCGGCACTGCGCGACGCGAAGGAGCGCGCCGAGGAGGTGCTGGAGCTGATCGGCATGCAGCATCGCCGCAACACCCAGGCCGGCTTGCTGACCTACGCCGAGCAACGCGCGCTGGAGATCGGCATCACCATCGCCGGCGGCGCCGACGTGATCCTGCTGGACGAACCCACCGCCGGCATGAGCCGGTCTGAATCTGACCATGCGGTCGAACTGATCCGCAAGGTCACGGCCGGCAAGACGCTGGTGATGGTGGAGCACGACATGAGCGTGGTCTTCGGGCTGGCGGACCGGATTTCGGTGCTGGTCTACGGCGAGGTCATCGCCACGGACACGCCCGAGGCCATCCGCAACAACCGCCGCGTCAAGGAAGCCTACCTGGGCACCACGCTCGACGAACACGCCGAAGAAGGAGCGCTTGGATGA